From a single Phragmites australis chromosome 7, lpPhrAust1.1, whole genome shotgun sequence genomic region:
- the LOC133924178 gene encoding small RNA-binding protein 11, chloroplastic-like, which translates to MAMAALREASRCLRFASRGSPSSSAARPVLVARSRSITYKLFVGGLSQFATEDNLAEAFSRYGQVIEATVVTDKVTNRPKGFGFVKFASEEEANNAREEMNGKVLNGRVIYVDNAKAKLDRAADAGPIARGPPKPISND; encoded by the exons ATGGCCATGGCGGCGCTGCGCGAGGCATCCCGCTGCCTGCGCTTCGCGTCCAGGGGGAGCCCCAGCTCCTCGGCCGCGCGCCCCGTGCTCGTCGCGCGCTCTCGCAGCATCACCTACAAGCTCTTCGTCGGAG GCCTATCGCAATTTGCGACTGAAGACAACCTAGCAGAAGCTTTCTCGCGGTACGGCCAAGTAATAGAAG CTACGGTTGTAACGGATAAGGTGACCAACAGACCGAAAGGATTCGGCTTTGTGAAATTTGCCTCTGAGGAAGAAGCCAATAACGCAAGGGAAGAGATGAACGGCAAG GTACTGAACGGCCGAGTTATATATGTCGACAATGCAAAGGCCAAACTGGACCGTGCCGCAGATGCCGGTCCAATAGCGAGAGGTCCTCCCAAGCCAATTAGCAACGACTGA
- the LOC133925464 gene encoding uncharacterized protein LOC133925464, translating into MPRDDASPSRAIVSSGAGNSMTTATTGRLPYPMLTRTNYAAWAMRMKYLLRTNGAWGAVVRKKESEGVDESKDQLALSIISQSIDDETLLRVAEKETASDVWVALRSMHVGVERVREARIQSLRLDFDNLKMSDAESVDDFAEKFMTLVGRIRELGDAMEEKYVVKKLLRTVSNKFMNVASSIMLFGDINSMAMEEAIGSLKAHEELLKGREVQTEEQLLMARGHDSLRGRGRGRGRGEGRKDKSKVQCYNCQEYGHYAWECPKKEKEEKALLAQGYTSDEPTLL; encoded by the coding sequence ATGCCGCGCGACGACGCTTCACCGAGCAGAGCCATTGTGAGCAGTGGTGCGGGCAACTCGatgacgacggcgacgacggggaGGCTCCCGTACCCGATGCTGACAAGGACGAACTACGCGGCATGGGCGATGAGGATGAAGTACCTCCTGCGAACCAATGGCGCATGGGGTGCTGTTGTTCGTAAGAAGGAGTCCGAGGGCGTTGATGAGAGCAAGGACCAGCTGGCCTTGTCGATCATCTCCCAGTCGATCGACGACGAAACGCTGCTACGAGTTGCGGAGAAGGAGACCGCCTCCGATGTGTGGGTGGCACTGCGCTCCATGCATGTGGGCGTCGAGCGCGTCCGGGAGGCAAGGATCCAGTCCTTGCGCTTGGATTTTGATAACCTTAAGATGAGTGATGCAGAGTCCGTGGATGATTTCGCGGAGAAGTTCATGACGCTAGTCGGGCGCATACGTGAGCTTGGAGATGCGATGGAAGAGAAGTACGTCGTGAAGAAGCTGCTGCGAACCGTCTCCAACAAGTTCATGAACGTTGCTTCGTCAATAATGTTATTCGGCGACATCAACTCTATGGCCATGGAGGAGGCTATTGGGTCACTAAAGGCACATGAAGAGCTGCTCAAGGGACGAGAGGTCCAAACAGAAGAGCAACTTCTCATGGCAAGAGGACATGACTCGTTGCGAGGACGAGGtcgtggccgtggccgtggcgAAGGGCGCAAAGACAAGAGCAAGGTACAATGTTATAACTGTCAAGAGTATGGACATTATGCTTGGGAATGTcctaagaaagaaaaagaggagaaagcCCTGTTAGCTCAAGGCTACACAAGCGACGAACCAACACTTCTTTGA
- the LOC133924179 gene encoding probable F-box protein At2g36090 — protein MVTTIEDLHADVLARALRRLDGRSLAAASCATAGLRALAADPETWRALCLAEWPSLAGERRLLAAVPPHRLFADAFPFPSPDAAGLGGGEGELELPGELVSAVDVYCRGAPLLSRVVETPASSSWFLGSPFRVEAVEHKKPALEAVSSPAELELSWVVVDPARGRAVNVSSRRAVAVDRHWYTGETMVRFAVVLGGCKFEATVTCSEGAGHVNEVSLAVEDADGAAVSGEGTLRLLAAAMEGQRRGGEKEPEEAKRRYEEFVKRKKGRKESKARREALLDLCCSVASAVVVLTFLGAVALR, from the coding sequence ATGGTGACTACGATAGAGGATCTGCACGCCGACGTGCTGGCCCGCGCGCTGCGGCGGCTGGACGGCCGGTCGCTGGCTGCCGCGAGCTGCGCGACGGCCGGGCTCCGGGCGCTGGCAGCGGACCCGGAGACGTGGCGCGCGCTCTGCCTCGCCGAGTGGCCGTCACTGGCGGGCGAGCGCCGGCTCCTCGCCGCAGTCCCGCCGCACCGGCTCTTCGCCGACGCGTTCCCGTTCCCGTCCCCGGACGCCGCGGGCCTCGGTGGAGGGGAGGGCGAGCTCGAGCTCCCCGGGGAGCTCGTCTCTGCGGTGGACGTCTACTGCAGGGGCGCGCCCCTGCTGTCCCGCGTGGTGGAGACGCCAGCGTCGTCGTCGTGGTTCCTCGGCTCGCCGTTCCGCGTGGAGGCCGTCGAGCACAAGAAGCCGGCGCTGGAGGCGGTGTCGTCGCCGGCGGAGCTGGAGCTGAGCTGGGTGGTCGTGGACCCCGCCCGCGGCCGGGCGGTGAACGTGTCGAGCCGGCGCGCGGTGGCGGTGGACCGGCACTGGTACACCGGCGAGACGATGGTGCGGTTCGCGGTGGTGCTGGGCGGGTGCAAGTTCGAGGCCACCGTGACCTGCTCCGAGGGGGCCGGGCACGTCAACGAGGTCAGCCTCGCCGTGGAGGATGCCGACGGCGCCGCGGTCAGCGGCGAGGGCACGCTGCGGCTTCTTGCCGCGGCAATGGAAGGGCAGAGGAGGGGAGGCGAGAAAGAGCCGGAGGAGGCGAAGAGGAGGTACGAAGAGTTcgtgaagaggaagaaggggaggaaGGAGAGCAAGGCGCGACGCGAGGCACTCTTGGATCTGTGCTGCTCCGTCGCCAGCGCCGTCGTCGTGCTGACCTTCCTCGGCGCTGTCGCGCTCCGGTGA